Proteins encoded together in one Marinobacter sp. Arc7-DN-1 window:
- a CDS encoding DUF2333 family protein gives MPGKIRQYFRGRKDDVQDYAGGSGVIGKLILALLVVYLLVSVVLGMYWSSEPDAFSVREYTRSVANSMEREPVTGFATTVTMIRIAETLLEKPGGYISNDIFPPGVWLDNMPSWEFGVLVQLRDLSRAMRRDIARSQSQSAEDPDLIIAEPQFHFDSGSWAIPSTEAEYRRGIAALKRYLNRLSSPEQANAQFYARADNLANWLADLETRIGSLSRTLGESVGKASVSDAVANMDMDNPLQEEAVGIDVKTPWTQIDDVLYEARGSSWALLHIFRAIEVDFRKVLQDKNAMSSMKQVIIELEGAQGPMWSPVVLNGSGFGVLANHSLTMAAYLSRASAAISDMRDLLSRG, from the coding sequence ATGCCAGGCAAAATCAGACAGTACTTCAGGGGCAGGAAAGACGATGTTCAGGATTATGCCGGGGGCAGCGGTGTTATTGGCAAACTCATTCTGGCTTTGCTGGTGGTGTACCTCCTGGTGTCGGTCGTCCTCGGCATGTACTGGAGCAGCGAGCCCGACGCGTTTTCAGTTCGTGAATATACCCGCTCTGTAGCCAATTCCATGGAGCGTGAACCGGTGACGGGTTTCGCGACCACGGTGACCATGATCCGGATCGCAGAAACCCTGCTTGAAAAGCCCGGCGGCTATATCTCCAACGATATATTCCCGCCTGGCGTTTGGCTGGATAACATGCCCAGTTGGGAGTTCGGCGTGCTGGTGCAGCTCCGGGACCTGTCCCGGGCCATGCGCCGCGATATCGCCCGATCCCAGAGCCAGTCCGCAGAGGATCCGGACCTGATCATTGCCGAGCCGCAGTTTCATTTTGACAGCGGAAGCTGGGCCATCCCGTCTACCGAAGCGGAATACCGTCGCGGTATCGCAGCCCTGAAGCGTTACCTCAACCGGCTGTCGAGTCCGGAGCAGGCCAATGCCCAGTTCTACGCTCGGGCGGACAATCTGGCAAACTGGCTGGCGGACCTTGAAACCAGAATCGGCAGCCTCTCAAGAACACTGGGCGAGAGTGTCGGCAAGGCCTCGGTATCTGATGCAGTGGCCAATATGGATATGGATAACCCACTGCAGGAAGAGGCAGTGGGCATTGATGTGAAGACGCCCTGGACCCAGATTGATGATGTTCTCTACGAAGCCCGGGGAAGTTCCTGGGCCCTGTTGCATATCTTCCGTGCCATTGAGGTGGACTTCCGGAAGGTGCTGCAGGACAAAAATGCCATGTCCAGTATGAAACAGGTGATCATTGAGCTGGAGGGTGCCCAGGGGCCAATGTGGAGCCCGGTGGTACTGAACGGCAGCGGTTTTGGCGTACTCGCCAATCACTCACTGACCATGGCCGCCTATCTCTCCCGGGCCAGCGCGGCAATCAGTGATATGCGAGATCTGCTTTCCCGGGGGTGA
- a CDS encoding diguanylate cyclase, producing the protein MNDESQKEKLRQHFARRVTTQARVVLDTWQKIHEDGEKAAAHRGEFAAATDKLVRYAQRFEMVSHAEAGQTILELINHWEAGSALDETLERKLQDAIEALSQSTLRRTDRNNPEVPHQFRRTPVYIALTHQEMAARLIRQLEFFGFRASAFASPEDLTEACALHKPETILVDVNFGGTPNAGIATIEHLQERHDTPIPIIFVSDEDGSIETRLQASRCGGEEFFYPAVDPGQLIEKIETYTHGNTVEPYKVLVLDDSRAQAKYMETVLKKAGMTAHIITDPMQIIHGLEEFSPEIIILDMYMPGCTGMEIARVIRQQDRFHSVPIIYLSAEEDVSKQLHAMSLGGDDFLTKPIDPKHLIATIHNRGRRARSLLALMIRDSLTGLFNHTHTLHLLDQEIVRARQKGQPLCFAMIDIDYFKKVNDTFGHPIGDRVLRSLSMFLKQRLRKTDHIGRYGGEEFAIILPNTRPSDARNVLNEIRERFSELQRPAGDREFNVTFSCGIADWNEDTSQALCERADRALYTSKEHGRNCVTLAD; encoded by the coding sequence ATGAACGACGAAAGCCAGAAAGAAAAACTCAGGCAGCATTTCGCACGCCGTGTAACAACCCAGGCCCGGGTTGTTCTGGATACCTGGCAAAAGATTCACGAAGACGGTGAGAAGGCCGCGGCTCATCGCGGGGAGTTCGCCGCCGCCACGGACAAACTGGTCCGTTACGCACAACGTTTCGAAATGGTCAGCCACGCCGAAGCGGGCCAGACCATCCTTGAGCTGATCAACCACTGGGAGGCCGGTTCAGCGCTGGACGAGACTCTGGAACGGAAACTCCAGGATGCCATCGAAGCCCTCTCCCAAAGCACGCTGCGCCGGACGGACCGCAACAATCCCGAAGTGCCTCACCAGTTCCGTCGCACTCCGGTTTACATTGCCCTGACCCACCAGGAGATGGCAGCCCGCCTCATCCGTCAGCTGGAGTTTTTCGGCTTCCGGGCCTCAGCCTTTGCCAGTCCCGAAGATCTGACCGAAGCCTGCGCACTGCACAAGCCGGAAACCATTCTGGTGGATGTTAACTTTGGCGGCACGCCCAATGCGGGCATCGCCACCATTGAACATCTGCAGGAACGTCACGACACGCCCATCCCGATCATCTTCGTGAGCGACGAGGACGGTTCCATCGAGACCCGGCTGCAGGCTTCCCGCTGTGGCGGCGAGGAATTCTTCTATCCGGCGGTTGATCCCGGCCAACTGATCGAGAAGATCGAAACCTACACCCATGGCAATACAGTGGAGCCCTATAAGGTACTGGTACTGGACGACTCCCGGGCCCAGGCCAAATACATGGAGACGGTGCTGAAAAAAGCGGGCATGACCGCCCACATCATCACCGACCCGATGCAGATTATTCATGGCCTGGAGGAATTTTCTCCGGAGATCATCATCCTGGATATGTACATGCCAGGCTGCACCGGCATGGAAATCGCCCGGGTAATCCGCCAGCAGGACCGCTTTCACAGCGTACCCATCATTTACCTGTCGGCGGAAGAAGATGTCAGCAAGCAGCTCCACGCAATGAGCCTGGGCGGTGACGACTTCCTCACCAAACCGATCGATCCCAAACACCTGATTGCGACCATTCATAACCGCGGGCGGCGCGCGCGTTCACTGCTGGCGCTGATGATCCGCGACAGCCTGACCGGGCTGTTCAACCACACTCACACCCTGCACCTGCTGGACCAGGAAATTGTCAGGGCACGGCAGAAAGGCCAGCCTCTGTGCTTTGCGATGATCGACATCGACTATTTCAAGAAGGTGAACGACACCTTTGGCCACCCGATTGGAGACCGCGTGCTGCGGAGCCTGTCGATGTTCCTCAAGCAGCGCCTGCGCAAAACCGATCACATTGGCCGCTATGGCGGTGAGGAATTTGCCATCATCCTGCCCAACACCCGCCCAAGCGATGCGCGGAACGTGCTCAACGAAATTCGCGAACGCTTCTCGGAACTGCAGCGGCCAGCGGGGGACAGGGAGTTCAATGTTACCTTCAGTTGTGGCATCGCGGACTGGAATGAAGATACCTCCCAGGCCCTGTGCGAGCGCGCGGACCGGGCGCTCTACACCTCCAAGGAACATGGCCGCAACTGCGTTACCCTGGCGGATTGA
- the aroQ gene encoding type II 3-dehydroquinate dehydratase: MSTILVLHGPNLNMLGSREPEVYGYETLADIDDRLRSRAAEQGHHLLHLQSNAEYELIERVHEARAEGVDFIIINPAAFTHTSVALRDAMLASGIPFIEVHLSNVHAREPFRHHSYFSDIAKGVICGLGSQGYDLALQAALKRIHR, translated from the coding sequence ATGTCGACAATTCTCGTGCTCCATGGCCCCAACCTCAACATGCTCGGCAGCCGAGAGCCAGAGGTCTATGGTTACGAGACACTGGCCGATATTGACGACCGGCTGCGGTCGCGGGCGGCAGAGCAAGGCCACCACCTGCTGCACCTGCAGTCAAACGCCGAATACGAACTGATTGAGCGGGTTCACGAAGCCCGGGCGGAAGGCGTGGATTTCATTATTATCAATCCTGCGGCTTTTACCCACACCAGCGTTGCCCTCAGGGATGCCATGCTGGCTTCGGGGATCCCCTTTATCGAAGTGCATCTTTCCAACGTGCATGCGCGGGAACCCTTCCGGCATCACTCCTATTTCTCGGATATCGCCAAAGGCGTTATCTGTGGGCTGGGCAGCCAGGGGTACGACCTCGCACTTCAGGCCGCCCTGAAACGCATTCACCGATAG
- the accB gene encoding acetyl-CoA carboxylase biotin carboxyl carrier protein, with protein MDIRKIKKLIELLEESDVEELEIHEADDSVRISRRREPAAGTHYMSHYPAPAPQAAPTPAASAPAAEEPSAPAAPAGHTLKSPMVGTFYRSPSPTAKAFVEVGQTVNVGDVVCIVEAMKMMNQIEADKSGTITEILVENGQPVEFDQPLVAIS; from the coding sequence ATGGATATTCGCAAAATCAAGAAACTGATCGAGCTGCTCGAGGAATCTGATGTCGAGGAGCTGGAGATTCATGAGGCCGACGATTCGGTGCGCATTTCTCGCCGCCGCGAGCCGGCCGCCGGCACCCACTACATGAGCCATTATCCGGCCCCCGCGCCGCAGGCGGCCCCCACTCCGGCGGCCTCTGCACCGGCCGCGGAAGAACCATCAGCGCCGGCAGCTCCGGCCGGCCACACCCTGAAATCCCCGATGGTGGGCACGTTCTATCGCTCCCCGTCTCCCACTGCCAAGGCATTTGTGGAAGTCGGCCAGACCGTCAACGTGGGTGATGTGGTCTGCATCGTGGAAGCCATGAAGATGATGAACCAGATCGAGGCTGACAAGAGCGGAACCATCACGGAGATCCTGGTCGAGAATGGCCAGCCGGTCGAGTTTGACCAGCCCCTGGTCGCCATTTCCTGA
- the accC gene encoding acetyl-CoA carboxylase biotin carboxylase subunit, translating to MAMLEKVLIANRGEIALRILRACKELGIKTVAVHSQVDRDLMHVRLADESVCIGPNSPTDSYLNIPTIISAAEVTDSVGIHPGYGFLAENADFAEQVEKSGFRFIGPKAETIRLMGNKVSAINAMIKAGVPTVPGSDGPLDEDEERTLRIAREIGYPVMIKAASGGGGRGMQVVHSEAALLKGVQITQSEAKNAFGDPTVYLEKFLETPRHVEVQVLADMHGNCIHLGDRDCSMQRRNQKVIEEAPAPDVNPESRERTLKACTDACKEIGYVGAGTFEFLYQDGEFYFIEMNTRVQVEHPVSEMVTGVDIVREQLRIASGLPLQYTQDDIRISGHAIECRINAEDPKTFVPSPGKVTHFHAPGGNGVRVDSHLYSGYTVPPFYDSLIAKLITWGDDREIARRRMKNALDELLVEGIKTNQSLHRKLVRDGGFKQVDFTIHYLEKLMRD from the coding sequence ATGGCCATGTTAGAGAAAGTACTGATCGCAAACCGGGGTGAAATTGCCCTCCGGATTCTGCGCGCCTGCAAGGAGCTGGGCATCAAGACCGTGGCAGTGCACTCCCAGGTCGACCGTGATCTGATGCACGTACGCCTGGCAGACGAGTCTGTCTGTATTGGCCCCAACAGTCCGACCGACAGCTACCTGAACATCCCGACAATTATCAGTGCGGCAGAAGTCACCGACTCCGTGGGCATTCACCCCGGCTATGGTTTTCTTGCCGAGAACGCCGATTTCGCCGAACAGGTCGAGAAAAGCGGATTCCGTTTTATCGGGCCCAAGGCCGAGACCATTCGCCTCATGGGTAACAAGGTGTCTGCCATCAACGCCATGATCAAGGCGGGCGTTCCAACCGTGCCGGGATCAGACGGCCCGCTCGACGAAGACGAAGAACGGACACTCCGTATTGCCCGGGAAATCGGATACCCAGTGATGATCAAGGCCGCGTCCGGCGGCGGTGGTCGCGGTATGCAGGTGGTCCACTCGGAAGCGGCCCTGCTCAAGGGTGTCCAGATTACCCAGAGCGAGGCCAAGAATGCCTTTGGCGATCCGACGGTGTACCTGGAGAAATTCCTGGAAACACCCCGGCACGTGGAGGTTCAGGTGCTGGCCGACATGCACGGCAACTGCATTCATCTGGGCGACCGTGACTGCTCCATGCAGCGCCGGAACCAGAAAGTCATTGAAGAAGCTCCGGCTCCGGACGTCAATCCGGAATCCCGGGAGCGCACCCTCAAGGCCTGCACCGATGCCTGCAAGGAAATTGGCTACGTTGGCGCCGGTACCTTTGAGTTCCTGTACCAGGACGGGGAGTTTTATTTCATCGAAATGAACACCCGGGTTCAGGTTGAGCACCCGGTCTCCGAAATGGTGACGGGCGTGGACATTGTCCGCGAACAGCTGCGTATTGCCAGCGGTCTGCCGCTGCAGTACACCCAGGATGATATCCGCATTTCCGGGCACGCCATCGAGTGTCGGATCAACGCGGAAGACCCGAAAACCTTCGTACCGAGCCCGGGCAAGGTCACACACTTCCACGCGCCTGGCGGTAACGGTGTGCGGGTTGATTCGCACCTTTACAGTGGCTACACGGTACCGCCGTTCTACGATTCACTGATCGCCAAACTGATCACCTGGGGTGACGATCGCGAGATCGCACGGCGGCGCATGAAGAACGCGCTGGACGAACTGCTGGTCGAGGGCATCAAGACCAACCAGTCCCTGCATCGAAAACTGGTACGCGACGGTGGTTTTAAGCAGGTAGACTTCACCATCCACTACCTCGAGAAACTGATGCGGGATTAA
- the prmA gene encoding 50S ribosomal protein L11 methyltransferase, with protein MPWIQLQIPADPDNADQLEDLLMEMGSDAVSMEDAADQPLYEPDLGTTPLWSQTTVAGLFESDRDIEQLCADIRDAWHQQTQQALPEIEVTLVEDKDWERAWMGDFQPLKFGERLWIVPSWHEAPDPDAANLMLDPGLAFGTGTHPTTALCLEWLDGQDVQGKQVIDYGCGSGILGLAALLLGADHVIGVDTDPQALEASRGNARRNGVDDSKLDLYLPEDEPDTQADVMLANILAQPLIGLAPHLAARTRQGGDLVLSGILSHQAREVMAAYQPWFVMDEPEQREEWIRLTGRRNDR; from the coding sequence ATGCCCTGGATACAACTCCAGATCCCGGCTGATCCGGATAACGCGGATCAGCTGGAGGATCTGCTCATGGAGATGGGCTCTGACGCCGTCTCCATGGAAGATGCCGCCGACCAGCCCCTGTACGAGCCGGACCTCGGCACTACCCCGCTCTGGAGCCAGACCACCGTCGCCGGATTATTCGAATCCGACCGGGATATCGAGCAGCTTTGCGCCGATATCCGCGATGCCTGGCACCAGCAAACCCAGCAGGCGCTCCCGGAAATCGAAGTGACACTGGTTGAAGACAAGGACTGGGAACGGGCCTGGATGGGCGATTTCCAGCCCCTGAAATTCGGTGAACGGCTCTGGATTGTTCCCAGCTGGCACGAGGCTCCGGACCCGGACGCCGCCAATCTGATGCTGGACCCCGGCCTCGCCTTTGGGACCGGCACCCACCCGACGACTGCCCTCTGCCTGGAGTGGCTGGACGGACAGGATGTGCAGGGCAAGCAGGTCATCGATTATGGCTGCGGTTCGGGCATTCTTGGCCTGGCTGCCCTGTTACTGGGCGCAGACCATGTGATTGGTGTCGATACCGACCCCCAGGCCCTGGAGGCCAGCCGGGGAAACGCTCGCCGGAATGGCGTCGACGACAGCAAGCTGGACCTCTATCTGCCGGAGGACGAGCCCGACACCCAGGCGGACGTCATGCTGGCAAACATCCTGGCCCAGCCACTGATCGGCCTTGCGCCCCATCTCGCGGCACGGACCAGACAGGGCGGAGATCTGGTACTGTCCGGCATCCTGTCTCATCAGGCCCGGGAAGTGATGGCGGCCTACCAGCCCTGGTTCGTTATGGACGAACCCGAACAGAGGGAAGAATGGATACGCCTCACAGGGCGGCGTAACGACAGGTGA
- a CDS encoding DUF3426 domain-containing protein yields the protein MTQSSLQTQCPNCQTRFRVTDEQLGIAKGKVRCGNCMSVFNAIEHQVIPATGQRAGTSTAPEKPSPKSPPSDSAGVSEEEFVFADNPEEDAAEGRYAGTKLTFSDDELSDSFRSFDEREATDYKDADTDTSNEDVDESWAEAILKDDEPARREQTPAPRSEPKPEPVPKPEPEPELSLEEEPVFEQAQPPSPARPEPASASDPFDDFVGESGFDFDEPDRPGDSFHAEPPFRDLRRDPVGVDPGRGGGIRTLVWSLIVLGLVGVLVAQVTWFQFDRLSAIPELRPFYEKGCELAGCELKPLINVDAIQSRKLVVRTDPDNRSQLVVDAVIINRADFEQPFPVIALTFSNLNGDVVAQSVFTPGEYLAGEGKELDAMPTDTPVRIAISIRDPGRDAVNYNILFRPDSP from the coding sequence ATGACCCAAAGCAGCCTGCAGACACAGTGCCCGAATTGCCAGACCCGTTTCCGGGTAACCGACGAACAGCTTGGCATTGCCAAGGGCAAGGTGCGCTGCGGGAACTGCATGAGCGTATTCAATGCCATCGAGCACCAGGTCATTCCCGCCACCGGCCAGAGAGCCGGGACCTCAACCGCCCCTGAAAAGCCGTCACCCAAGTCACCACCATCGGACTCCGCCGGCGTCAGCGAGGAAGAGTTCGTCTTCGCCGACAACCCTGAAGAAGACGCGGCAGAAGGCCGTTATGCCGGCACCAAACTGACCTTTTCCGACGACGAACTCAGCGACAGCTTCCGGAGCTTCGACGAACGCGAAGCGACGGACTACAAGGATGCCGACACCGACACCTCGAACGAAGATGTGGATGAAAGCTGGGCAGAAGCCATCCTGAAAGACGACGAACCAGCGCGCCGGGAACAGACACCTGCCCCCCGCTCCGAACCGAAGCCTGAGCCGGTGCCCAAACCGGAACCAGAGCCCGAACTGAGCCTTGAAGAAGAACCGGTATTCGAACAGGCCCAGCCACCCTCACCGGCCCGCCCCGAACCCGCCAGCGCCAGTGATCCCTTCGACGACTTTGTTGGCGAGTCCGGCTTTGATTTTGATGAGCCAGATCGCCCGGGGGACTCGTTCCATGCCGAGCCACCCTTCAGGGACCTCCGACGAGATCCCGTCGGCGTTGACCCGGGCAGGGGTGGCGGCATCCGGACCCTGGTCTGGAGTCTGATTGTTCTGGGACTGGTGGGGGTTCTGGTCGCCCAGGTGACCTGGTTCCAGTTTGATCGCCTGTCGGCCATCCCGGAGCTGCGACCGTTTTACGAGAAGGGCTGCGAACTGGCAGGCTGCGAGCTCAAACCGCTGATTAACGTCGATGCCATCCAGAGCCGGAAGCTGGTGGTAAGGACCGACCCGGATAACCGCTCCCAGCTTGTTGTTGATGCCGTAATTATCAATCGCGCCGACTTTGAACAGCCGTTTCCGGTCATTGCCCTGACTTTCTCCAACCTGAACGGCGATGTGGTTGCCCAAAGCGTGTTCACACCTGGAGAATACCTGGCCGGGGAAGGCAAAGAACTGGACGCCATGCCGACTGACACGCCCGTTCGAATCGCCATCAGCATCCGGGATCCTGGCCGCGATGCCGTGAACTATAACATTCTGTTCCGCCCCGACTCACCCTGA
- the dusB gene encoding tRNA dihydrouridine synthase DusB: MLPMAKIGPYTLPNPLIVAPMAGVTDRPFRLLCRRLGAGLAVSEMVIADSKLWHTRKSMTRLNHEGEPEPRSVQIAGGDPQMLADAAQQNARFGAQIIDINMGCPAKKVCNKAAGSALMKDEVLVRDILEAVVNAVDVPVTLKMRTGWDRDNRNALVVARMAEGAGIQAVAIHGRTRADKYEGNAEYDTIAEVKSRIGIPVFANGDITSPEKARDVLRHTGADGLLIGRAAQGSPWIFREIQHFLETGRHMPAPALDEVEEILSEHLQALHSFYGETMGVRIARKHVGWYLQSHDPGKQFRKGFNAINDALEQRDTIQRYFAGLRNGEVFAA, encoded by the coding sequence ATGCTGCCAATGGCAAAAATCGGGCCGTACACCTTGCCCAATCCATTGATTGTTGCGCCCATGGCTGGCGTAACAGACCGCCCGTTCCGGCTGCTGTGCCGGAGACTCGGTGCCGGCCTGGCAGTGTCGGAAATGGTTATAGCGGACAGCAAGCTCTGGCATACGCGCAAGTCCATGACACGCCTGAACCACGAAGGCGAACCGGAGCCACGCTCGGTGCAGATTGCCGGCGGTGATCCACAAATGCTGGCCGACGCCGCGCAACAGAACGCCCGGTTCGGAGCCCAGATCATCGACATCAACATGGGTTGCCCAGCCAAGAAAGTCTGTAACAAGGCGGCGGGCTCGGCACTGATGAAAGATGAAGTGCTGGTCCGCGATATTCTCGAGGCGGTGGTCAACGCAGTCGATGTTCCTGTGACTCTGAAAATGCGTACCGGCTGGGACCGGGACAATCGCAATGCTCTGGTTGTTGCCCGGATGGCCGAGGGCGCTGGCATACAGGCCGTGGCCATCCATGGCCGGACCCGTGCGGATAAATACGAGGGAAACGCGGAGTACGACACCATCGCCGAGGTAAAATCCCGCATTGGCATTCCGGTGTTTGCCAACGGTGACATAACCTCACCGGAAAAAGCGCGGGATGTGCTCCGACACACCGGCGCCGATGGCTTGCTGATCGGCCGTGCGGCCCAGGGCAGCCCCTGGATCTTCCGGGAGATTCAGCATTTCCTGGAAACCGGTCGCCATATGCCCGCCCCGGCACTGGACGAAGTGGAGGAGATCCTGAGCGAACATCTGCAGGCCCTGCACAGCTTCTATGGCGAGACCATGGGTGTGCGCATTGCCAGAAAACATGTGGGCTGGTATCTGCAGTCCCACGATCCGGGTAAACAGTTCCGTAAAGGCTTCAACGCCATCAATGATGCGCTGGAGCAGAGAGACACGATTCAACGGTATTTTGCAGGCTTACGAAATGGAGAGGTATTCGCAGCATGA
- the fis gene encoding DNA-binding transcriptional regulator Fis, translating into MSAETLANDNLSTPANDDTHQLQTVNNSGNSVTLRDSVEVALKNYFAQLDGAPVTEVYQLVLSEVEAPLLEQVMKYTRNNQTKASTMLGLNRGTLRKKLKQYGLL; encoded by the coding sequence ATGAGCGCTGAGACTTTGGCAAACGACAACCTGAGCACCCCGGCCAACGATGACACCCATCAGTTGCAGACGGTGAACAACAGCGGCAACAGTGTCACCCTGCGTGACAGCGTTGAGGTTGCCCTGAAAAACTACTTCGCCCAGCTGGATGGCGCTCCGGTCACCGAGGTCTATCAACTGGTCCTTTCCGAGGTGGAAGCCCCGCTGCTGGAACAGGTGATGAAGTACACCCGCAACAACCAGACCAAGGCTTCCACCATGCTTGGGCTGAACCGAGGGACCCTGCGCAAGAAGCTGAAGCAGTACGGTCTGCTATAA
- the purH gene encoding bifunctional phosphoribosylaminoimidazolecarboxamide formyltransferase/IMP cyclohydrolase, translating to MAHQANTSVRRALISVSDKTGIVDFGRALTERGVELLSTGGTYRLLKENSIPVTEVSDYTGFPEMMDGRVKTLHPKIHGGILGRRGTDDVVMSEHGISPIDMVVVNLYPFEETVANPDCDLPTAIENIDIGGPTMVRAAAKNHNDVAIVVNASDYSRVLKELDANDGQLSYSTRFDLAVKAFEHTAGYDGAIANYLGGRTPDNDNADFPRTFNAQFVKVQDMRYGENPHQRAAFYAERNPKEACVATARQLQGKELSYNNVADTDAALECVKPFADPACVIVKHANPCGVAIGADIHQAYDLAFATDPTSAFGGIIAFNRELDAETAKAIIDRQFVEVIIAPTIAPEAVELVSAKKNVRLLACGEFDGDRAPAMDFKRVTGGLLVQDRDLGMVAMEDVKVVTERQPSEQELNDLLFAWEVAKYVKSNAIVYAKAGRTIGVGAGQMSRVYSAKIAGIKAADEGLEVKGSVMASDAFFPFRDGIDAAAAAGVTAVIQPGGSMRDQEVIDAANEHGIAMVFTGMRHFRH from the coding sequence ATGGCACATCAGGCTAACACCTCCGTCCGTCGCGCGCTGATCAGCGTGAGTGATAAAACCGGCATCGTCGATTTCGGACGTGCCCTGACCGAACGCGGCGTCGAGCTGCTCTCCACCGGTGGCACCTACCGGCTTCTGAAAGAAAACAGTATCCCGGTAACGGAAGTCTCCGATTACACCGGTTTCCCGGAGATGATGGATGGCCGGGTAAAAACCCTGCACCCGAAGATCCACGGCGGCATCCTTGGCCGGCGGGGCACCGACGATGTCGTTATGTCCGAGCATGGCATCAGCCCCATCGATATGGTCGTGGTGAATCTTTACCCCTTTGAGGAAACCGTGGCGAATCCGGATTGCGATCTGCCAACGGCCATAGAGAATATTGATATCGGCGGCCCGACCATGGTTCGCGCTGCCGCCAAAAACCATAACGACGTCGCCATTGTGGTGAATGCGTCCGATTACAGCCGGGTTCTGAAAGAGCTGGATGCCAACGATGGCCAACTGAGCTACAGCACCCGTTTCGATCTGGCGGTCAAGGCGTTCGAACATACCGCCGGTTACGATGGCGCCATCGCCAACTACCTGGGCGGCCGCACGCCGGACAACGACAACGCCGATTTCCCGCGCACCTTCAACGCCCAGTTCGTGAAGGTCCAGGACATGCGTTACGGTGAAAACCCGCACCAGCGCGCGGCTTTCTATGCCGAGCGCAACCCGAAGGAAGCCTGCGTGGCCACGGCCAGGCAGTTGCAGGGCAAAGAACTGAGCTACAACAACGTGGCCGATACCGATGCCGCCCTGGAATGTGTGAAACCCTTCGCGGACCCGGCCTGTGTGATCGTCAAGCACGCTAACCCCTGCGGCGTTGCGATCGGCGCCGACATTCACCAGGCCTACGATCTGGCCTTCGCCACCGACCCCACTTCGGCCTTCGGCGGCATCATTGCCTTCAACCGGGAGCTGGACGCGGAGACCGCGAAAGCCATCATCGACCGCCAGTTTGTGGAGGTGATCATCGCCCCCACCATCGCCCCCGAGGCCGTGGAGCTGGTGTCTGCCAAGAAGAACGTGCGTCTGCTGGCCTGTGGCGAGTTTGACGGCGACCGCGCGCCCGCCATGGACTTCAAACGCGTGACCGGCGGCCTGCTGGTGCAGGACCGGGATCTGGGCATGGTGGCTATGGAAGACGTCAAGGTGGTCACCGAACGCCAACCGTCCGAGCAGGAGCTCAATGACCTGCTGTTTGCCTGGGAAGTGGCGAAATACGTCAAGTCCAACGCCATTGTCTACGCCAAAGCCGGGCGCACCATCGGTGTCGGCGCCGGCCAGATGAGCCGCGTTTACAGTGCCAAAATTGCCGGCATCAAGGCGGCCGATGAAGGCCTGGAAGTGAAAGGCTCCGTGATGGCCTCAGATGCCTTCTTCCCGTTCCGGGACGGCATTGACGCCGCCGCCGCCGCAGGCGTTACCGCTGTTATCCAGCCGGGCGGTTCCATGCGCGATCAGGAAGTGATCGACGCGGCAAACGAGCACGGCATCGCCATGGTCTTCACCGGTATGCGCCATTTCAGGCATTAA